In Labrus bergylta chromosome 1, fLabBer1.1, whole genome shotgun sequence, one genomic interval encodes:
- the LOC109991326 gene encoding protein CutA homolog isoform X1, which translates to MRIGLPSADKVHGGSLKALVVTVLLSGFMFQLLRTVGLRAFSMASETYTSGTHSAAFVTCPNDTVAKELARGIVEKKLAACVNIVPAITSVYEWQGKIEEDNEVLLMIKTRSSKVPALAEYVRSNHPYEVAEVISLPIDQGNPPYLKWIGDIVPE; encoded by the exons ATGCGCATTGGACTTCCCAGTGCAGACAAAGTGCACGGTGGATCCTTGAAAGCTTTAGttgtg ACTGTGCTCCTGAGTGGGTTTATGTTCCAGCTGCTGCGGACCGTCGGACTGAGGGCCTTTTCCATGGCATCTGAGACGTACACATCGGGCACACACTCTGCCGCCTTTGTCACCTGCCCCAACGACACGGTGGCTAAAGAATTGGCCAG GGGGATTGTGGAAAAGAAGCTAGCTGCTTGCGTCAACATTGTCCCAGCAATCACATCTGT GTATGAATGGCAGGGTAAGATTGAAGAGGACAATGAGGTGCTTCTG ATGATTAAAACAAGAAGTTCCAAGGTGCCTGCTCTTGCGGAATATGTTCG CTCGAACCATCCGTATGAGGTGGCCGAGGTCATCAGCCTGCCCATTGACCAGGGCAACCCGCCCTACCTCAAGTGGATAGGAGACATTGTCCCTGAGTAA
- the LOC109991326 gene encoding protein CutA homolog isoform X2, which translates to MFQLLRTVGLRAFSMASETYTSGTHSAAFVTCPNDTVAKELARGIVEKKLAACVNIVPAITSVYEWQGKIEEDNEVLLMIKTRSSKVPALAEYVRSNHPYEVAEVISLPIDQGNPPYLKWIGDIVPE; encoded by the exons ATGTTCCAGCTGCTGCGGACCGTCGGACTGAGGGCCTTTTCCATGGCATCTGAGACGTACACATCGGGCACACACTCTGCCGCCTTTGTCACCTGCCCCAACGACACGGTGGCTAAAGAATTGGCCAG GGGGATTGTGGAAAAGAAGCTAGCTGCTTGCGTCAACATTGTCCCAGCAATCACATCTGT GTATGAATGGCAGGGTAAGATTGAAGAGGACAATGAGGTGCTTCTG ATGATTAAAACAAGAAGTTCCAAGGTGCCTGCTCTTGCGGAATATGTTCG CTCGAACCATCCGTATGAGGTGGCCGAGGTCATCAGCCTGCCCATTGACCAGGGCAACCCGCCCTACCTCAAGTGGATAGGAGACATTGTCCCTGAGTAA